A window of the Lactuca sativa cultivar Salinas chromosome 5, Lsat_Salinas_v11, whole genome shotgun sequence genome harbors these coding sequences:
- the LOC128125917 gene encoding photosystem II protein D1-like, producing the protein MTAILERRESESLWGRFCNWITSTENRLYIGWFGVLMIPTLLTATSVFIIAFIAAPPVDIDGIREPVSGSLLYGNNIISGAIIPTSAAIGLHFYPIWEAASVDEWLCNGGPYELIVLHFLLGVACYMGREWELSFRLGMRPWIAVAYSAPVAAATAVFLIYPIGQGSFSDGMPLGISGTFNFMIVFQAEHNILMHPFHMLGVAGVFGGSLFSAMHGSLVTSSLIRETTENESANEGYRFGQEEETYNIIAAHGYFGRLIFQYASFNNSRSLHFFLAAWPVVGIWFTALGISTMAFNLNGFNFNQSVVDSQGRVINTWADIINRANLGMEVMHERNAHNFPLDLAAIEAPSTNG; encoded by the coding sequence ATGACTGCAATTTTAGAGAGACGCGAAAGCGAAAGCCTATGGGGTCGCTTCTGTAACTGGATAACCAGCACCGAAAACCGTCTTTACATTGGATGGTTTGGTGTTTTGATGATCCCTACCTTATTGACCGCAACTTCTGTATTTATTATCGCCTTCATTGCTGCTCCTCCAGTGGATATTGATGGTATTCGTGAACCTGTTTCTGGATCTCTACTTTATGGAAACAATATTATTTCAGGTGCCATTATTCCTACTTCTGCAGCTATAGGTTTGCATTTTTACCCAATATGGGAAGCAGCATCCGTTGATGAATGGTTATGCAATGGTGGTCCTTATGAACTAATTGTTCTACACTTCTTACTTGGTGTAGCTTGTTACATGGGTCGTGAGTGGGAGCTTAGTTTCCGTCTGGGTATGCGACCTTGGATTGCTGTTGCATATTCAGCTCCTGTTGCAGCTGCGACTGCTGTTTTCTTGATCTACCCAATTGGTCAAGGAAGCTTTTCTGATGGTATGCCTCTAGGAATTTCTGGTACTTTCAACTTCATGATTGTATTCCAGGCTGAGCACAACATCCTTATGCACCCATTTCACATGCTAGGCGTAGCTGGTGTATTCGGCGGCTCCCTATTTAGTGCTATGCATGGTTCTTTGGTAACCTCTAGTTTGATCAGGGAAACCACAGAAAATGAATCTGCTAATGAAGGTTACAGATTCGGTCAAGAAGAAGAAACTTATAATATCATAGCCGCTCATGGTTATTTTGGCCGATTGATCTTCCAATATGCTAGTTTCAACAACTCTCGTTCTTTACATTTCTTCCTAGCTGCTTGGCCTGTAGTAGGTATCTGGTTCACTGCTTTAGGTATCAGCACTATGGCTTTCAACCTAAATGGTTTCAATTTCAACCAATCGGTAGTTGATAGTCAAGGCCGTGTAATTAATACTTGGGCTGATATCATTAACCGTGCTAACCTTGGTATGGAAGTTATGCATGAACGTAATGCTCATAATTTCCCTCTAGACTTAGCTGCTATCGAAGCTCCATCTACAAATGGATAA
- the LOC128125916 gene encoding maturase K: MEKFQSYLGLDRSQQHHFLYPLIFQEYIYVLTHDHGLTRSILLENAGYDNKSSLLIVKRLINRMYQQNHLILSVNNSKQTPFLGHNKNFYSQVMSEVSSIIMEIPLSLRLISYLERKGVVKSDNLRSIHSIFSFLEDNFSHLNYVLDILIPYPAHLEILVQALRYWIKDASSLHLLRFFLHECHNWDSLITSNSKKASSSFSKRNHRLFFFLYTSHLCEYESGFLFLRNQSSHLRSTSSGALIERIYFYGKIDHLAEVFARAFQANLWLFKDPFMHYVRYQGKSILGSKGTFLLMNKWKYYFVNFWKSYFYLWSQPGRIYINQLSNHSLDFLGYRSSVRLKPSMVRSQMLENAFIIENAIKKFETIVPIMPLIGSLAKSKFCNALGHPIGKAIWADFSDSDIIDRFGRIYRNLSHYHSGSSKKKSLYRVKYILRLSCARTLARKHKSTVRAFLKRFGSELLEEFFTEEEQVFSLTFPRVSSISRTLSRRRIWYLDIICINDLANHE, from the coding sequence ATGGAGAAATTCCAAAGCTATTTAGGGCTAGATAGATCTCAACAACACCACTTCTTATATCCACTTATCTTTCAGGAGTATATTTATGTACTTACTCATGATCATGGTTTAACTAGATCGATTTTGTTGGAAAATGCAGGTTATGACAATAAATCCAGCTTACTAATTGTGAAACGTTTAATCAATCGAATGTATCAACAGAATCATTTGATTCTTTCGGTTAATAATTCTAAACAGACTCCATTTTTGGGGCACAACAAGAATTTTTATTCGCAAGTAATGTCCGAGGTCTCTTCAATCATTATGGAAATTCCATTGTCTCTGCGATTAATATCTTACCTAGAAAGGAAAGGGGTAGTCAAATCCGATAATTTACGATCAATTCattcaatattttcttttttagaGGACAACTTTTCACATTTAAATTATGTATTAGATATACTAATACCTTACCCAGCCCATCTGGAAATCTTGGTTCAGGCTCTTCGCTATTGGATAAAAGATGCTTCCTCTTTGCATTTATTAAGATTCTTTCTCCATGAGTGTCATAATTGGGATAGTCTGATTACTTCAAATTCAAAGAAAGCCAGTTcttctttttcaaaaagaaatcacAGACTATTCTTCTTCCTATATACTTCTCATTTATGTGAATATGaatccggcttcctctttctcCGTAACCAATCTTCTCACTTACGATCAACATCTTCTGGAGCCCTTATTGAACGAATATATTTCTATGGAAAAATAGATCATCTTGCAGAAGTCTTTGCCAGGGCTTTTCAAGCGAATTTATGGTTGTTCAAAGATCCTTTCATGCATTATGTTAGGTATCAAGGAAAATCCATTCTTGGTTCAAAAGGGACGTTTCTTTTGATGAATAAATGGAAATATTACTTTGTCAATTTCTGGAAATCTTATTTTTACCTGTGGTCTCAACCAGGAAGGATTTATATAAACCAATTATCCAATCATTCCCTTGACTTTCTGGGTTATCGTTCAAGTGTGCGGCTAAAGCCTTCAATGGTACGCAGTCAAATGCTAGAAAATGCATTTATAATTGAAAATGCTATTAAGAAGTTTGAGACTATTGTTCCAATTATGCCTTTGATTGGATCATTGGCTAAATCTAAATTTTGTAATGCATTGGGGCATCCTATTGGTAAGGCGATTTGGGCCGATTTCTCAGATTCTGATATTATTGACCGCTTTGGGCGTATATACAGAAATCTTTCTCATTATCATAGTGGATCTTCAAAAAAAAAGAGTTTGTATCGAGTAAAGTATATACTTCGACTTTCTTGTGCTAGAACTTTAGCTCGTAAGCATAAAAGCACTGTACGTGCTTTTTTGAAAAGATTCGGCTCGGAATTATTAGAAGAATTCTTTACGGAAGAAGAACAAGTTTTTTCCCTGACCTTTCCAAGGGTTTCTTCCATTTCGCGAACGTTATCTAGAAGGCGGATTTGGTATTTGGATATTATTTGTATCAATGATTTGGCCAATCATGAATGA